The Thunnus albacares chromosome 11, fThuAlb1.1, whole genome shotgun sequence genome contains a region encoding:
- the hsd3b1 gene encoding hydroxy-delta-5-steroid dehydrogenase, 3 beta- and steroid delta-isomerase 1, which produces MSLRGDVCVVTGACGFLGKRLVRLLLEEEKMAEIRLLDKHIPPQIVQTLEDCRGDTKVSVFEGDIRDGDFLRKACRGASVVFHIASIIDLNGSVEDSEMYGVNVKGTQMLLEACIQENVVSFIYTSSIEVMGPNAKGEPIINGNEDALYNSSLKFAYSKTKKEAEQRSLQAHGEVLQNGGRLATCALRPMYIYGEGCRFLLGHMGDGIRNKDVLYRMSAPEARVNPVYVGNVAVAHIQAAHSLKDPQKRNMIGGNFYFISDDTPPVSYSDFNHAMMSPLGFNIQEKLLLPLGLLYVICYLLEFLCMMLRPFIRIVPPLNRQLLTMLNTPFTFSYQKAKRDLGYIPRYTWEEARKRTIEWLASQLPQERK; this is translated from the exons ATGTCTCTGAgaggggatgtgtgtgtggtgacgGGCGCCTGTGGATTCCTGGGGAAACGACTGGTCcggctgctgctggaggaagagaaaatggCTGAGATTCGACTGCTGGACAAACACATACCGCCCCAAATTGTACAGACTCTGGAGG ACTGTAGAGGTGACACAAAGGTGAGTGTTTTTGAGGGGGACATCAGGGACGGTGATTTCCTAAGAAAAGCCTGTCGAGGTGCATCAGTTGTCTTCCACATCGCATCTATCATTGACCTTAATGGATCAGTGGAGGACAGCGAGATGTACGGGGTCAATGTCAAAG GAACGCAGATGCTTCTGGAAGCATGTATTCAAGAGAACGTAGTGTCCTTCATCTACACCAGCTCCATTGAGGTGATGGGCCCAAACGCCAAAGGTGAACCTATAATCAATGGCAATGAGGACGCATTGTACAACTCCTCCCTGAAGTTTGCCTACAGCAAAACCAAAAAGGAGGCTGAGCAGAGATCCCTCCAGGCCCACGGAGAGGTGCTCCAAAACGGAGGTCGACTGGCCACATGCGCCCTCAGACCCATGTACATCTATGGGGAGGGCTGTCGTTTCCTCCTGGGTCACATGGGCGACGGGATACGAAACAAGGATGTGCTGTACCGAATGTCTGCACCAGAAGCTCGTGTGAATCCTGTCTATGTGGGCAATGTGGCTGTCGCCCACATCCAGGCAGCCCACAGCCTCAAAGATccacaaaaaagaaacatgattgGAGGAAACTTTTACTTCATTTCAGATGATACACCACCTGTGAGTTATTCAGACTTCAACCACGCCATGATGTCACCTTTGGGCTTCAACATTCAAGAGAAACTCCTGCTGCCACTCGGCCTCCTCTATGTGATCTGCTACTTATTGGAATTTCTGTGCATGATGCTCCGTCCTTTCATACGCATCGTCCCACCTCTGAACCGGCAGCTCCTCACCATGCTGAACACACCATTCACCTTCTCCTATCAGAAGGCTAAGAGGGACCTGGGATACATCCCCAGATACACCTGGGAGGAAGCACGCAAAAGAACCATTGAATGGCTTGCCTCCCAGTTGCCACAGGAGAggaagtaa
- the si:rp71-68n21.9 gene encoding kelch-like protein 9, with translation MGGSGDDSGPGRLSRRLSRLGSRHHSRDPPRPPAQQDRSPAPPDRPAQRDDRPSPPALAPSPAPAPAPAPPPTPSPSPAPLSPPMDIPPKRPDKSTKPKLPPRPLSRAFSSTEHGTAVLQGFDAFRANDVLCDVILVPGDSKETFPVHRVIMASSSDYFKAMFTGGMREQEMREIKLHGVTKSGLKNIIDFIYTSKVNLDMGNLQDTLEAANFLQVMPVLSFCNQLLSSEITIDNCVEVERIATDLLLEDVQLNIGEFVSQNLSELVQCGRYLQLSETSMANALGSNSLNGFTEMELYDIARRWLDHDPPQRRSAVYALMRNIRFPLMSPSELIQISQDDEEGGDSLMRSDTACVNLLLEASNYQMMPFMQPALQTERTQIRSDATHILALGGVMRQQLVVSRELRLYDEKTGHWRALKPMEVPRYQHGVALLGGFLFIVGGQSTYDTKGKTAIDSAYRYDPRFDKWLQIASLNEKRTFFHLSALKGKLLAVGGRNASGEIDTVECYNLKKNEWTFVAKMVEPHYGHAGTVHGDLMYISGGITRDTFQKELWCYNPDTDAWSRRADMTELRGLHCMCTVGDRLFVMGGNHFRGSSDYDDVLGCEYYSPKTDQWTVVAPMPRGQSDVGVTVFNGQIYVVGGYSWNSRCMVDIVQRYDPEQDMWDRVFNVLEPLGGIRACTMTVHLPEGSVDEAQIQECPLPTAKS, from the exons ATGGG GGGAAGTGGAGATGACAGTGGGCCGGGGAGGCTGAGTCGCAGATTGTCTCGCCTGGGCAGCAGGCATCACTCCAGGGATCCCCCGAGACCTCCGGCTCAGCAAGACAGATCACCTGCTCCACCTGACAGACCTGCTCAACGAG ATGACAGACCTTCTCCACCAGCTCTTGCTccatctcctgctccagctccagctccagctccacctccaactccatctccatctccagcTCCTCTCTCCCCACCCATGGATATTCCACCTAAACGCCCAGACAAATCCACAAAACCCAAACTTCCCCCTCGGCCGCTGTCCAGGGCGTTCAGTAGCACTGAACATGGAACAGCTGTGTTGCAG GGCTTCGATGCTTTTCGGGCAAATGACGTTCtctgtgatgtcatcttggTTCCTGGAGACAGCAAGGAAACTTTCCCAGTTCACAGAGTCATCATGGCTTCATCCAGTGACTACTTCAAGGCAATGTTCACAG GAGGCATGAGGGAgcaggagatgagagagatCAAGCTACATGGAGTCACTAAATCAGGTTTAAAGAACATTATAGACTTCATCTACACATCCAAAGTCAACCTCGACATGGGTAATCTCCAGGACACACTGGAGGCTGCAAACTTCTTGCAGGTCATGCCTGTTCTGAGCTTCTGCAATCAGCTTCTGAGCAGTGAG ATTACTATTGATAACTGTGTGGAGGTGGAGCGTATCGCCACAGACTTGCTTCTGGAGGACGTTCAGCTAAACATAG GTGAGTTTGTGAGCCAGAACCTATCAGAGTTGGTGCAGTGTGGTCGCTACCTCCAGCTCTCTGAGACCAGCATGGCCAATGCTCTTGGCAGCAACTCCCTGAATGGTTTCACTGAAATGGAGCTCTACGACATCGCCAGAAGATGGCTGGACCATGACCCTCCTCAACGCCGCTCCGCTGTCTATGCCTTGATGCGTAATATTCGTTTCCCACTGATGAGCCCCAGTGAGCTGATTCAGATCTCCCAGGATGATGAGGAGGGAGGCGACTCTCTGATGCGCTCTGACACAGCCTGTGTGAACCTCCTGCTGGAGGCCAGCAACTACCAGATGATGCCTTTTATGCAGCCCGCCTTGCAAACTGAGCGCACACAGATACGCTCAGACGCCACACACATTCTGGCACTGGGTGGTGTGATGCGACAGCAGCTGGTGGTGAGCCGGGAGTTAAGGCTGTATGATGAGAAGACTGGCCATTGGAGAGCCCTGAAGCCCATGGAGGTGCCACGCTACCAGCATGGTGTGGCTCTACTGGGTGGCTTCCTCTTCATTGTTGGAG GCCAGAGTACTTATGACACCAAGGGTAAGACGGCCATAGACAGCGCCTACCGGTATGACCCGCGCTTCGACAAGTGGCTTCAAATTGCTTCTCTCAACGAGAAGAGGACCTTCTTCCACCTCAGTGCTCTGAAGGGGAAACTGTTGGCAGTTGGTGGAAGGAATGCCTCAGGGGAGATTG ACACGGTGGAGTGCTACAACCTGAAAAAAAATGAGTGGACATTTGTGGCCAAAATGGTGGAGCCTCACTATGGACATGCTGGAACAGTTCACGGGGACCTCATGTACATCTCAG GTGGCATTACCCGTGACACATTCCAGAAGGAGCTTTGGTGTTACAATCCTGACACTGACGCATGGAGTCGGCGGGCCGACATGACGGAGCTCCGCGGCCTGCACTGCATGTGCACTGTAGGAGACAGACTCTTCGTCATGGGCGGAAATCACTTCAGAGGCAGCAGCGACTATGACGACGTCCTGGGCTGTGAATACTACAGCCCCAAGACAGACCAGTGGACGGTGGTGGCTCCCATGCCGCGAGGCCAGAGTGACGTTGGCGTGACAGTGTTTAATGGGCAGATCTACGTGGTGGGTGGGTATTCCTGGAACAGCAGGTGCATGGTAGATATTGTGCAGCGGTATGATCCAGAGCAGGACATGTGGGACAGGGTGTTCAATGTCTTGGAGCCTCTTGGAGGGATACGTGCATGTACAATGACAGTTCATCTGCCAGAGGGGTCAGTAGATGAGGCTCAGATCCAGGAGTGCCCGCTGCCCACAGCTAAGAGCTGA